The Apostichopus japonicus isolate 1M-3 chromosome 14, ASM3797524v1, whole genome shotgun sequence region aaaaattaaaaagggtAAACAAAACTGCTAAGCAGCAATTGGGTGAATAGATCCCACCAAAAAGATATAACCTGTAACAGCgaaatttcaataaaaatgtgTCGATAGGAAAGAAAGTACATTCGGGGCTAGAATTTCATTGGCTTTGCTTTTATTGGTTATCCTACTGATGGTTCATCCTAGCTCTAGGATATCATACTTGCCATTGAGTATCAGCAACTATTTGGCAATATTTGTGTTAGCTTAGCAATATCTATCCCACCTCTCAAGCCAAGCCCAACACAAGCTAGGTCCTGTTACTACTTTTGAGAGAAATTACTATGAAATATGTTAAGTTTTCTGTTATCCttgagaaacattttgaaagggGTCGTTGAAAGTTAATGTGATGTTACTCACCTCAGTTGGAAGATTACATTGAACACCCTTGAAGTAGCTTAGGCCACCGTTTACTTATCACTAGCCTATATACAGATGCATTTGTCCTTTCACATAGTCTATTGGAGTTAAGACATGACTGGCCCAACCTCTAATATAACTGTTAAGGATGCGATGCAGGTCCATTGCCTGTTGGTTTAATACTGTCAGCTCTTACACTGAAATATAAGTTATGAAagtaatttttatttaattaattaattatataatatattaaagaaCATTTGGAAGAATGTTAATCTATTAATATGAGTACTTATTCTTTATTTCAGTTATCTAATTCAAAAGGAAGGAATGTTAGGAAGTGGTCATATTTGGGTCTCATCTCATTTCTTTAGGATATTACACAATACACCTGTATGTTTCTACATGTATTGTTCCTGTACCTGTTTCATGCAATTCAACATGAACATCAAATTATGCATGATAAACTTGTTGTTAATCACAAACTCTCTGtttctttgtatttgtttatatttattagATGTTCCTGGAGAACAGATTCAGGAGGGGAAGACCAAGATCATCTACGAACATTCGGAGAATACTGTCTACGTTCTCTCGAAAGATCGAATTTCAGCGAATAATGCTCAGCGGGTGAACGATCTAGAAGGCAAGGCTGCCATTTCAACAGCCACAACCTGCAAAGTGTTTGAGTTTCTGGAGCAAACTGGTAAAGAATAGatgttttcttgtttcaagTCCCCTTACACAGAGCCTCTGAATGGAGAAAGATGTTTGATGGATCCCTGATACTTTCGGATGAGTTTTGAGGCAACTTGTAATCCTGGAAACAAAAAAGAACTTGTCTCTCACATGTCATAAGTTAGGGAAATTACACCCTTTTGCTCAATTGTATCATCCCCTTGATGTACTGTGCACCTAATGGACCTTTGATGTAAAGTAGCTCTAGTGATTCACAGTGGGCCTATTACTTCCATCATACACCCCCCCCCTATCACCCACCCCTTTGTTTGATGTTCACTAGGCCTAAATAGGCCATCATTGCAATACTTTATATCGTAGCCCAAAATCAGTCCATTCTTAAAAACATTTCATCTATTTCTTTCCTAGTAAAAAATATTAGCTAAAGAAGCATGCTAGGCATATATTTGGCTAGGAAATGTTTTTAGACTATCAGCAGTTAGTTTTGACTATATATTATTGGAAATGACAAGAAGTCTGTCTCAAGATGATCTGCTTTGGTTTTTTGTTACGCCGCCGTTGGCCGAGAAGAACTTTCCTCGAAGAATTGGGGCACAACTTCTTGCCAGCACCAACCTTACAACAACTTTGTTCCACTTTGCTTTTGCTTTTGTAGGACTGAAGACTGCCTTTGTTCGAAGGGTTAACGACTTGGCCTTTATTGCTGAGAAATGCACCATGGTACCTATCGAGTGGGTCACTCGTAGGATTGCAACAGGGTCTTTCCTGAAGAGACACGAAGGGGTGCAAGAAGGGCATCGGTTCTCACCGCCAAAATTAGAGTTATTCTTCAAGGTGACTGAAGctttaaattgtcattttatagGAATATATCCAGTGGGAAAAGTTTGCAATTTCCtatttataaagaaaagaaaaacagtgttaAAAAATCCATAAAAATTCATTCACGTCAATCTAGCATTctacacatttatatattcaCTTCTCTGGTAACATTGTCTAAGTAACTCCTCATCAACTCTAAAGCCCAACAGAGCATTTGATGTGAGAATTTGTGGCAGATGTATATAGAAGTTTCAGCTAGTGAAGAGACAGTTGCATTCAAGCATTTTTCGTTCTTTAATTGCTTTAGATGTTTGCACTATGTTGGCATGTAATTATGCAATGGAAACTAGAAATACAGAATTTTATGATAATAGTCGTAAGTTGCTAATAACTTTATTTGATAATGCACAACTCCACAGTAAAATGGATTAATAATGCCAGTACAAGGAAATGGTGTGATgcaaaagggtgggggggggggacaagtatcaaacaaaaaaataaacagaagaaaaagaatAGAATGGTAACAGTGAAATATCAAGGAAACAACACAGTCAAATACTGAAAGCAAATTTAAATAGATTTAAACAAAGTTTTAATAGTAGATGTAcaaaagaatagaaaagaaaaaaactgcaACCAATTTGAGACACTGTACTTATTCCACTGTAGTAGACTATACAGATATTACAATGATACAAAAAAACTATGTATTTTCGTAAGAGATGTTACGTCATCCCAACGTCAACGATTTCCATCCTTCTTTCATTGATACAAAAAGGATGACGCAGCTGGTGATCCCCAGTGGTCCGAGGAACAGCTCATCGCCAAGAAGCTCGAGTGTAACGGGGTGGTGATTGGTGTTCACGAGGTAGCCGTCATGAGCAGGGCTACGGTATTAATCTTTGAGGTTCTCGAGAAGGCATGGGCATCGTTGGATTGTAGCCTGGTGGACATGAAGATTGAGTTTGGAGTTAACACTAAAGGTAATTTAATTATCAACACAGCCTGTTACTTCTGCCATTTAATGGACAAAAAGATTCCATTTGAAGTTGGTTTATCATAGACTCCCCCCATAGATTGCCTCTGGAGTCCTGGCAATTGTAAATGCTAATTTACTGTTCCATCAATTCATCGAAAGGAATGAGAACTGGaatgcaattttcaagtttcttcaaACTAACGAAGGCTGACTACTTCATTatcgtcaaatgtattttttgcaTCGTATTTTCTTTGGGATAAAATAAGTACTAGAGGATGCAATGATGTAGAACTATATTTACATTGTTGCTGTAGAATTTCCAACGAAAccaaaaggaaaaatgaaacaaacatttcGTAACGAAAGTCACAATTGTAGAAATATGGTAATTGAGGTTTGGTTTGAAATGTCAGGAATAGTTGTTCATTAAATTTAATGATGATGAATCTTTTACTTCAGGTGAAATCGTGTTAGCTGATGTCATCGACAGTGACTCTTGGCGTCTTTGGCCAGCAGGTGATAAGAGGCTGATGAAGGACAAGCAGGTGTATCGAAATTTAAAAGTCGTTACCGACGAGGCCCTTCAGCAGGTCAAACGGAACTTTCAGTGGGTCGCTGACAAGTTGGATGTAAGTAGTTTGAGCTAGGCTGATTCACCAGGTTCACCCATGCCTCCAACATCAGTGTGTTGTATAATATAACGATGTTATAAACTTCATTACATCAGTGTGTTTGTAATATAATGATGCCACAATTTCATTGCATCAGTATGTTTGTAGTATCGCAATATTAGCAACTTAATAGCACCAGCATATTTGTTATATAATATTGGCACATAGTACATGTTTCTTTATAACTTACCAATAATACAAAGTTTCATCTGTatattacaaacatatatattttaattatgttcAGTTGTTTGGGTTTGTCGTTCAGTTTGTTTGCCTACTTAGTCCGAGCCTACCACTTATTAATTTAGTGCTGAGAGAGTTTAGAGTACAACTCAGTGTTTCATACTGAGTAATGTATCGCATTTTACTGATTCAGTTATCAACTAATCTTGTCACAGATTTTGTCTGACTCGCCTTGTCAGTCTGATAACTGGGTCACAGCCTCTAATTTTATACCAGGGGACTTTAAAACTGGTCAGATTTGATGCCTTACACCTTAGAATACCGGACTATAAACAAATGGAGCTTTACGCTGTAGACTATGAAGTAGAGCTTTACACTGTAGCCTATGTACAGTGAAGTTTTACACTGTAGCCTATGTACAGTGAAGCTTTACACTGTAGCCTATGTACAGTGAAGATTTACACTGTAGCCTATGTACAGTGAAGCTTTACACAAAGTTTACACTGTAGCCTATCAACAGAGGAGCTTGACACTGGAAGGCATATAAACGTAGATTTCATCCAGCCACTCACCACATCCCCATTTACCCTAAACCCACTGTTGGATTATATTAATATCCAAAATATGGGTAACTCCAGCTGAAATTCCAGCTTGAATCCGGTGTCCGACTGGATCTGAATGCTAAATAGGGtgcattctcccccccccccccccaccaaatttTACAGTCACTACtgattttggtaaaattgtttcaaaggTTTCTACAAATGTTATGTCTTGATGTCTCTCCAGCTAATTATTCCCAAGCCAACCGGTATGGCGGTAGTGTTCATGGGATCGGAGAGCGATTTGAAGCATTGTCAGCAGATTAAAGAGGCCTGCACTAATCTGGGATTCCCTTGTGACCTGAGGATTTCATCAGCTCACAAAGGAACAGAAGAAACAATGGAAATCCTTGCACATTATGAAGGTAAAATAACAGCAATCAAATAGTTGGACTTTATTTGTAATGAAACCTCTCCCACCAGGCTAATTTTCATGATAAATCAAAAATTATATGCTTAGTTTGTTGAATTACTCTAGCAGCAGGTGTGAAAAACCTCTTTTTCAGTTGATCTAGTTCATCGtaatttataatttcatataCACTATCGATTTGCAAAGGTAGGAataaaaatcaattttaaaagTCAACTTTAAAAGaattttaagaaattttaatagaaattaaaaatattagaaataaaaaaaatataaaaaaaattaaagaattttAAAAGTCATAAATAGGTAACAAAACTGTTTATTAGAGTGATATGTAAAATAGTGccctgaaggggggggggggggggtgtggaggggaATGTTATTTCCTTCCAAAAAAGAAAGGTAGATGGTGCTGTAATGCCATCATTGATAATATCAGTGTTTTTGTTATGCAGGTATGATTATCATGTGGATGAATTAagcacattaaaaaaaaagcattcaGTATGATATAACACTTAAAACTGATTACAAGTTTGACAAAATTTCTTTAGGGATGTTAAGAGATCATGTCTTAACCCTGTGATTTCTACATTTCTCCAGGTCTGGGCATTCCTCTGGTGTTTATTGCAGTCGCTGGTAGAAGCAACGGTCTTGGGCCTGTACTCTCTGGCAACACCACGTTCCCCGTCATCAACTGTCCACCCCTCAAGGCTGATTGGGGCTCACAGGATATTTGGTCATCCCTGCGTTTACCCTCAGGTATGCAATATTAGGGCAACCTGATTTGAGTAAGATATTTactttttccaattttgttGTCTCGGCCATCTAAATAATAATGGtgatttataatgcgcacatatcCACCCGGAAGGGTGCTTGAGGTGTTACAGAATTAGCATTTGTAAGAAATAAATATGTCTTATAAAGACCTGTAGTTAAAAATTGGCATTGGAATACAGACCTTGTTTGTGGCTGCAAACAGCTGTACGTCTCCGACCCAACAGGTTCTGCTAGTTTAAAGAAAAGTATCTAAATAGTCTAAATATGTAATTGTGTAGTGTTTGATTGTCTCCCTCTTTTGATCGAAATGTGCCTATCAATCGTTTTCACACTAACATACAATACTGACATCTCCATTCCACAGGTCTTGGCTGTTCGTTGGTGATGTCTCCAGAAGCCGCTGCCCTGAATGCCGCGCAAATTCTGGGACTCTACGATCACCTTATATGGAGTCGATTGAGAGTCAAGCAGTACAACACCTGGCTGGGTCTCAAACAGGCTGACCGTAGGCTCCAAACTTCTTGAATTTATTAATGATCGCGAAGGTAATCAGGGTATTGAAATTACACTTTCTTTCAGGTGGATGAACGTGGATTAAATgtctttttttatctttttttctttctttttgttaatTAAAGAAGTACACGATTAACGGTCGAGAGGAACAAAAGTGATATGTCGTCAAGTTATCTTTAATGAATTGGCCTGATATAGGTCATCCTTGGGGTGTTGCGTGAAGTATGTAGACTGTGCAAACAAACTAGGTAGTTCAGTCACTTTGATTAATGAGCCTGTTTAAAGGGCAATTtctaacaaagaaacaaaaaactaaaaatgACATCGGAATGTAACCTGCTGTATAA contains the following coding sequences:
- the LOC139979534 gene encoding multifunctional protein ADE2-like; this encodes MTSPKKMKMDDVPGEQIQEGKTKIIYEHSENTVYVLSKDRISANNAQRVNDLEGKAAISTATTCKVFEFLEQTGLKTAFVRRVNDLAFIAEKCTMVPIEWVTRRIATGSFLKRHEGVQEGHRFSPPKLELFFKDDAAGDPQWSEEQLIAKKLECNGVVIGVHEVAVMSRATVLIFEVLEKAWASLDCSLVDMKIEFGVNTKGEIVLADVIDSDSWRLWPAGDKRLMKDKQVYRNLKVVTDEALQQVKRNFQWVADKLDLIIPKPTGMAVVFMGSESDLKHCQQIKEACTNLGFPCDLRISSAHKGTEETMEILAHYEGLGIPLVFIAVAGRSNGLGPVLSGNTTFPVINCPPLKADWGSQDIWSSLRLPSGLGCSLVMSPEAAALNAAQILGLYDHLIWSRLRVKQYNTWLGLKQADRRLQTS